From one Rosa rugosa chromosome 4, drRosRugo1.1, whole genome shotgun sequence genomic stretch:
- the LOC133742950 gene encoding transcription initiation factor TFIID subunit 2 isoform X2 has protein sequence MLVQNLRLVRIDYWVEKAETGIYFCNNVLHTDNQMRRARCWFPCMDDCSQSCCYDLEFTVARNLVAVSNGSLLYQVLSKDDPPRKTYVYRLDVPVSARWISLVVAPFEILPDHQSGLISHMCLPANLSKLRNTVEFFHGAFSCYKDYLAVNFPFGSYKQVFIEPEMAVSSLSSGASMSIISSQVLFDEKIIDQTIDTRIKLAFALARQWFGVYITPDAPNDEWLLDGLAGFLTDLFIKKYLGNNEARYRRYKANCAVCRADDSGATALSSTASCKDLFGTQCIGIYSKIRSWKSVAILQMLEKQMGPESFRKILQTIVSRAQDKTRSLRSLSTKEFRHFANKVGNLERPFLKEFFPRWVELCGCPVLRMGFSYNKRKNMVEVAVLRGCTEMSDSSASTVNANSESEKRDSDSGWPGMMSIRVHELDGTFDHPVLPMAGETVQLLEIQCHSKLAARRFQKPKKGSKLDGADDNGDATPALDIRSSMESPLLWMRADPEMEYLAEIHFNQPVQMWINQLEKDKDVVAQAQAIAMLESLPQLPFSVVNALNNFLIDSKAFWRVRIEAAFALANTASEDTDWAGLLHLVTFYKSRRFDANIGLPKPNDFHDIPEYLVLEAIPHAVAMVRAADQKSPREAVEFVLQLLKYNDNNGNSYSDVFWLSSLIQSVGELEFGQQSIVLLSSLLKRIDRLLQFDRLMPSYNGVLSVSCIRSLTHIALKLMGFVPLDRVFELVKPFRDIKAIWQVRVEASRALLDLEFHCKGIDAALALFMRYLDEEPSFRGQVKLAVHAMRLCKVRGGSDCEDEVQSQTLVALLRLLEGQMAFNNIFLRHHVFCILQILAGRPPTLYGVPRDHRPLLLGDAEGLHVQKNIFAAFIPESKSQEPPSDHAHDGVSVPETSRDVLGAPEATMDGLSAPAPGAFRDGLSIAAPEASMDGLSVPSPEALRDGLAFPEASKEDFGASEPPNDAFIGLGPLEPFSDDLVTVVDPSTGGLGAVETSKDVMAAVPEPPKDILIVPEPSKDILIVPDRSMDNLAVREPSKEADTISNSHRRKLPVVKIRVKKSATNSRAEEGDNQTVERSQGGHASSSVSVDAPNRNFREVVSLSNQNFEEVNSCHDRGSRMTASIGSAKFASDADDNIGRELQCTADSSKVSVQPRPDISSPSFMQDNQDADVQKYASLQALSAPRNDLNGGSFGTVDILPRGKEKEKKKDKDKKRKRDKGHRDDPEYIERKRLKKEKRQKEKELSKLLSDSAKVPSLDVPSKDVLGMKSATLQLKPVEPSRSNKLVLTTVEATRPEASGASGTKTITPKIRIKTKFRTLDKS, from the exons ATGTTGGTGCAGAATTTGAGGTTGGTTCGGATTGATTATTGGGTAGAGAAAGCGGAGACAGGGATTTACTTCTGTAATAATGTGCTACACACCGATAACCAAATGCGGCGTGCAAGGTGCTGGTTCCCTTGTATGGATGACTGTTCACAGAGCTGCTG CTATGATCTGGAGTTTACTGTGGCACGGAATCTTGTGGCTGTTAGCAATGGAAGCTTACTCTACCAG GTTCTGAGCAAGGATGATCCGCCTCGCAAAACATATGTCTATAGACTAGATGTTCCAGTTAGTGCTCGGTGGATATCTTTGGTGGTTGCACCCTTTGAAATCCTTCCGGACCACCAATCTGGTCTAATATCTCACATGTGCTTGCCAGCAAATCTGTCAAAGCTTCGCAACACTGTAGAATTTTTCCACGGTGCATTTAG CTGTTACAAGGATTATCTAGCGGTAAACTTTCCTTTTGGGTCATACAAACAAGTTTTTATAGAGCCTGAGATGGCGGTATCCTCCTTGAGTTCAGGGGCATCCATGAGCATTATCAGTTCTCAAGTTTTATTTGATGAGAAGATTATTGATCAG ACTATTGACACGAGGATTAAACTTGCATTTGCCCTTGCAAGACAATGGTTTGGTGTTTATATCACTCCTGATGCACCGAATGATG AGTGGCTGCTGGATGGTCTAGCTGGGTTTTTGACAGATTTATTTATAAAAAAGTATTTAGGAAATAATGAAGCCCGCTATCGGAGATACAAG GCAAATTGTGCCGTTTGTAGAGCAGATGATAGTGGTGCAACTGCTCTAAGCTCCACTGCTTCTTGTAAGGATTTGTTTGGCACTCAGTGCATTGGAATATACAGCAAGATTAGATCATGGAAATCT GTGGCTATACTTCAAATGTTGGAAAAGCAGATGGGACCCGAGTCTTTCCGTAAA ATTTTGCAAACAATAGTTTCGAGGGCTCAAGATAAGACGCGTTCTCTGAGATCTCTCAGTACTAAGGAG TTTAGGCATTTTGCTAATAAAGTTGGTAATCTTGAGCGTCCTTTTCTCAAAGAATTCTTTCCTCGCTGGGTAGAACTGTGTGGTTGTCCAGTGCTGAG GATGGGCTTCTCCTACAACAAACGAAAGAATATGGTTGAAGTTGCAGTTTTACGTGGGTGCACAGAAATGTCGGATTCAAGTGCTTCAACTGTTAATGCTAATTCAGAATCTGAAAAGCGTGACAGTGATAGTGGATGGCCTGGAATGATGAGCATCAGAGTTCATGAACTTGATGGTACGTTTGACCATCCGGTTCTGCCAATGGCTGGAGAAACAGTCCAGCTGCTGGAAATACAATGTCATTCAAAACTTGCTGCTAGACGCTTTCAGAAGCCTAAAAAGGGTTCAAAGCTTGATGGAGCAGATGATAATGGAGATGCAACTCCTGCCCTAGATATACGCTCCAG TATGGAATCTCCGTTGCTGTGGATGAGGGCAGACCCAGAAATGGAATACCTTGCTGAAATTCATTTTAATCAACCTGTACAGATGTGG ATTAATCAGTTGGAGAAGGACAAAGATGTTGTTGCTCAGGCACAAGCAATTGCAATGCTTGAATCCTTACCTCAGCTTCCATTTTCTGTTGTTAATGCTCTTAATAACTTCCTCATTGACTCCAAG GCCTTCTGGAGAGTTCGAATTGAGGCCGCCTTTGCATTGGCTAATACAGCATCTGAG GATACCGATTGGGCTGGTCTACTCCATTTGGTGACATTCTATAAAAGTCGAAGGTTTGATGCAAACATTGGACTCCCCAA GCCAAATGACTTCCATGATATTCCCGAATACTTAGTTCTTGAG GCAATTCCACATGCTGTAGCTATGGTTAGAGCTGCTGACCAGAAAAGCCCAAGAGAGGCTGTTGAGTTTGTCCTACAACTGTTGAAG TACAATGACAACAATGGGAACTCTTATTCTGATGTGTTCTGGCTTTCTTCATTAATTCAGTCTGTCGGAGAACTTGAATTTGGGCAACAG AGTATTGTCCTTTTATCATCTCTTCTTAAGCGTATTGATCGGCTTTTGCAATTTGACAG GTTGATGCCTAGCTACAATGGTGTCTTGTCAGTCAGCTGTATCAGGTCCCTGACACATATTGCCTTGAAACTTATGGGATTTGTTCCTCTT GATCGTGTGTTTGAACTTGTAAAACCTTTTCGCGATATCAAGGCCATATGGCAAGTTAGGGTTGAAGCAAGCAGAGCACTCCTTGATCTTGAATTCCACTGCAAAGGCATTGATGCAGCTTTGGCATTATTTATGAGATATTTAGATGAAGAGCCATCCTTCAGAG GTCAGGTGAAGTTGGCTGTGCATGCTATGAGGTTATGCAAGGTAAGGGGTGGATCTGATTGTGAGGATGAAGTTCAGAGCCAGACTCTTGTGGCTTTACTTCGCCTACTTGAAGGCCAGATGGCATTTAATAATATCTTTCTTCGTCACCACGTATTCTGCATCCTACAAATCCTTGCAGGAAG GCCCCCAACCTTATATGGAGTGCCAAGAGATCATCGACCATTGCTTCTAGGTGATGCAGAAGGCTTACACGTGCAGAAGAACATTTTTGCTGCTTTCATTCCAGAAAGTAAATCTCAGGAACCTCCTTCTGACCATGCACATGATGGTGTGTCTGTTCCCGAAACTTCCAGAGATGTTTTGGGTGCCCCAGAAGCTACCATGGATGGGTTGTCCGCTCCAGCCCCAGGAGCTTTTAGAGATGGATTGTCCATTGCAGCTCCAGAAGCATCCATGGATGGGTTGTCAGTTCCATCTCCAGAAGCTCTTAGAGATGGGTTGGCCTTTCCAGAAGCTTCCAAGGAAGATTTTGGTGCTTCGGAACCTCCCAATGATGCTTTCATTGGTTTGGGTCCTTTAGAACCTTTCAGTGATGATTTGGTTACAGTGGTAGATCCTTCCACTGGTGGTTTGGGTGCTGTGGAAACTTCCAAGGATGTCATGGCAGCAGTTCCGGAACCTCCCAAGGATATCTTGATAGTTCCTGAACCTTCCAAGGATATCTTGATAGTTCCTGATCGTTCCATGGATAACTTGGCAGTTCGTGAACCTTCCAAGGAAGCAGATACCATTTCCAACAGTCACAGACGGAAGTTGCCAGTTGTTAAGATCAGGGTAAAAAAATCTGCTACTAATAGCAGAGCAGAAGAAGGCGATAATCAAACTGTTGAGAGATCTCAAGGTGGGCATGCTAGCAGTTCAGTTTCTGTGGATGCACCTAACAGAAATTTCCGAGAAGTTGTGAGCCTTAGCAACCAAAACTTTGAGGAAGTTAACTCTTgtcatgatcgtggatcccggATGACTGCTAGCATCGGTAGTGCAAAATTTGCAAGTGATGCTGATGATAATATAGGAAGGGAATTGCAGTGCACTGCTGATTCAAGCAAAGTTTCTGTACAGCCTCGACCCGATATTTCATCACCTAGCTTCATGCAAGATAACCAAGATGCAGATGTGCAGAAGTACGCAAGCCTTCAGGCTCTTTCAGCTCCGAGGAATGATCTTAATGGTGGTTCTTTTGGCACAGTGGATATACTGCCTCGCGGGaaggaaaaggagaaaaagaaagacaAGGACAAGAAAAGGAAGCGGGATAAAGGCCATCGAGATGATCCCGAGTATATTGAGCGAAAACGattaaagaaggagaaaaggcagaaagagaaggagctgTCGAAGTTGTTGAGTGACAGTGCCAAAGTACCTTCCCTGGACGTACCAAGTAAGGATGTACTTGGAATGAAGTCTGCAACTTTGCAACTGAAACCAGTTGAGCCCAGTAGATCAAACAAATTAGTCCTCACAACTGTTGAAGCGACCAGGCCCGAGGCATCAGGAGCATCAGGAACTAAAACCATCACCCCCAAGATTCGTATTAAAACCAAATTTCGAACTCTGGACAAATCATAG
- the LOC133742951 gene encoding uncharacterized protein LOC133742951 — translation MSIEPFNRLVKLAARAFYDDITTKGDNQPKTGRSDNRGIAVVVLDALSRRQWVREEDLAKDLKLHSKQLRRTLRFFEEEKLVTRDHRKETAKGAKIFSAAVAATADGQQHTKEGEEKIKLHTHSYCCLDYAQIYDVVRYRLHRMRKKLKDELEDKNTVQEYVCPNCGKRYNALDALQLISLEDEYFHCESCNGELVAESDKLASQDVGDGDSNARRQRREKLKDMLQNMEVQLKPLMEQINRVKDLPAPEFGTLQAWEARAHAQRRAENGESSAMDPSKSSHGLGYGGTPMPFLGDTKVEVDFGNEGKGNDVKSEADITGQKILPPWMIKQGMNLTKEQRGEVKQEAKMDGTLAAPEYSDDKKSNAEDNEKAFQDEYFKAYYAALIKRQEEEAAKSRQVGMKSKRDPNEGDEGEDNVDWQEAPVAGDANGNYKVNDLNVEADATAEDEDDIDWEES, via the exons ATGAGTATCGAGCCTTTCAATAG GTTGGTGAAGCTCGCGGCGAGGGCGTTCTACGATGACATAACCACGAAAGGGGATAATCAGCCCAAGACTGGCCGGAGCGACAATCGGGGAATTGCCGTGGTTGTGCTCGACGCGCTCTCAAG GCGACAATGGGTGAGAGAAGAGGATTTGGCAAAGGACTTGAAACTGCACTCGAAGCAACTTCGTCGTACTTTGCGATTTTTTGAGGAGGAGAAACTGGTCACTCGAGACCATAGGAAGGAG ACAGCTAAGGGTGCAAAGATATTTAGTGCTGCAGTTGCGGCAACAGCTGACGGTCAACAACATACAAAAGAAGGGGAAGAGAAAATTAAGTTGCACACTCACTCTTACTGCTGTCTGGACTATGCTCAG ATATATGATGTAGTAAGGTACAGACTGCACCGTATGAGGAAAAAACTGAAAGATGAATTGGAGGACAAGAACACAGTTCAGGAATATGTATGCCCTAACTGTGGGAAAAG ATACAACGCTTTGGATGCACTGCAACTCATTTCTTTGGAGGATGAGTACTTCCACTGCGAGAGTTGCAATGGGGAGCTTGTGGCTGAGAGTGACAAGCTAGCTTCTCAAGATGTAGGAGATGGAGATAGCAATGCAAGGAGGCAAAGGCGTGAAAAACTGAAAGACATGCTTCAAAATATGGAG GTACAGCTGAAGCCTTTAATGGAACAAATTAATAGGGTGAAAGACTTACCTGCTCCTGAATTTGGAACTCTCCAAGCTTGGGAAGCACGAGCACATGCTCAACGACGTGCAGAGAATGGAGAATCTAGTGCCATGGATCCCTCCAAATCTTCACATGGGCTAGGGTACGGTGGAACGCCCATGCCTTTTCTTGGAGATACAAAA GTTGAAGTTGATTTTGGGAATGAAGGCAAGGGTAACGATGTCAAATCAGAAGCTGATATTACAGGCCAGAAAATTTTGCCACCTTGGATGATAAAGCAAGGGATGAACCTTACAAAGGAACAGCGTGGAGAGGTAAAGCAGGAGGCAAAGATGGATGGCACTTTAGCAGCTCCAGAGTATTCAGATGACAAAAAGTCAAATGCTGAAGATAATGAGAAGGCTTTCCAG GATGAGTATTTCAAAGCCTATTACGCTGCTTTAATAAaaagacaagaagaagaagcagcaaaGAGTCGTCAGGTTGGCATGAAGTCAAAACGTGATCCGAATGAAGGAGATGAAGGAGAAGATAATGTTGACTGGCAAGAGGCTCCAGTTGCAG GTGATGCCAATGGAAATTACAAGGTCAATGACTTAAACGTCGAAGCCGATGCTACTGCAGAGGATGAAGATGACATAGACTGGGAGGAAAGTTGA
- the LOC133742952 gene encoding uncharacterized protein LOC133742952, translated as MSIEVFNRFVRLAARAFYDDVTPESDNKQPKTGRSDNKGIAVVVLDALSRRQWVREEDLAKDLKLHPKQLRRVLQMLMEEKLVIREHRKETAKGVKIFSAAVAATANGQQHRKEGEEKIKLQTHSYCCLDYAQIYDVVRYRLHLLKKELKDELEGKHAVEEYVCHNCRKRYNALDALQLVSMEDEHFHCESCNGILVAESDKLDSQNTAGRDCKAMLQNMEVQLKPLMEQINRVKDLPFPEFGSLQAWEARASAPRLAENSESSAIDPSISSHGLGYGGTPMPYVGDTKVEVVFSKNVDKGKDIKSQADNTDLKVVPPWMIKQEMTLTREQCGEVRQMESSQMHVSSHQVRCVGMKSERDEDEGDDNVDWE; from the exons ATGAGCATCGAGGTTTTCAACAG GTTTGTGAGGCTTGCGGCCAGAGCGTTCTACGATGACGTCACGCCGGAAAGTGATAATAAGCAGCCCAAGACTGGCCGGAGCGACAATAAGGGAATCGCCGTCGTGGTGCTCGACGCGCTATCGAG GCGACAATGGGTGAGAGAAGAAGATCTGGCGAAGGACTTGAAACTGCACCCCAAGCAACTTCGTCGTGTTTTGCAAATGTTGATGGAGGAAAAGTTGGTGATCAGAGAACATAGGAAAGAG ACAGCTAAGGGTGTGAAGATTTTCAGTGCTGCGGTTGCTGCCACAGCCAATGGGCAACAACACAGAAAAGAAGGCGAAGAGAAAATTAAGCTGCAGACTCACTCTTACTGCTGTCTGGACTATGCTCAG ATATATGATGTAGTAAGGTACAGACTGCACCTTTTGAAGAAAGAACTGAAAGATGAACTGGAGGGGAAGCACGCAGTGGAGGAATATGTATGCCATAACTGCAGGAAAAG ATACAACGCATTGGATGCACTGCAACTGGTTTCTATGGAGGATGAGCACTTCCACTGCGAAAGTTGCAATGGGATACTTGTGGCCGAGAGTGACAAGCTAGATTCTCAAAACACAGCAGGCCGAGACTGCAAAGCAATGCTTCAAAATATGGAG GTACAGCTGAAGCCTTTAATGGAACAAATTAATAGAGTTAAAGATTTACCTTTTCCTGAATTTGGAAGTCTCCAAGCTTGGGAAGCCAGAGCAAGTGCTCCACGACTTGCAGAGAATAGTGAATCTAGTGCCATTGATCCCTCCATATCTTCTCATGGGCTGGGTTATGGTGGGACGCCCATGCCTTACGTTGGAGATACAAAG GTTGAAGTTGTGTTTTCTAAGAATGTGGACAAGGGTAAGGATATAAAATCTCAAGCTGATAATACAGACCTAAAAGTTGTACCACCTTGGATGATCAAGCAAGAGATGACTCTTACAAGGGAACAGTGTGGAGAGGTCAGGCAAATGGAATCCTCACAAATGCACGTCTCTAGTCATCAGGTTCGTTGTGTTGGCATGAAGTCAGAACGGGATGAGGATGAAGGAGATGATAATGTTGACTGGGAATAA
- the LOC133742950 gene encoding transcription initiation factor TFIID subunit 2 isoform X1, giving the protein MAKPRKPRNDDAKPDNSGPVVRHQKLCLSIDLANRRIYGYTELKITVPEIGIVGLHAENLGIESVSVDGEPTEFEYYPHSNHRDSESERDWSSVTSPSSAADAAGSSYLSALERELVPNLLINCCKAFKAGSEVQEQVVVENEAAQQSSEEAKQNLRLVRIDYWVEKAETGIYFCNNVLHTDNQMRRARCWFPCMDDCSQSCCYDLEFTVARNLVAVSNGSLLYQVLSKDDPPRKTYVYRLDVPVSARWISLVVAPFEILPDHQSGLISHMCLPANLSKLRNTVEFFHGAFSCYKDYLAVNFPFGSYKQVFIEPEMAVSSLSSGASMSIISSQVLFDEKIIDQTIDTRIKLAFALARQWFGVYITPDAPNDEWLLDGLAGFLTDLFIKKYLGNNEARYRRYKANCAVCRADDSGATALSSTASCKDLFGTQCIGIYSKIRSWKSVAILQMLEKQMGPESFRKILQTIVSRAQDKTRSLRSLSTKEFRHFANKVGNLERPFLKEFFPRWVELCGCPVLRMGFSYNKRKNMVEVAVLRGCTEMSDSSASTVNANSESEKRDSDSGWPGMMSIRVHELDGTFDHPVLPMAGETVQLLEIQCHSKLAARRFQKPKKGSKLDGADDNGDATPALDIRSSMESPLLWMRADPEMEYLAEIHFNQPVQMWINQLEKDKDVVAQAQAIAMLESLPQLPFSVVNALNNFLIDSKAFWRVRIEAAFALANTASEDTDWAGLLHLVTFYKSRRFDANIGLPKPNDFHDIPEYLVLEAIPHAVAMVRAADQKSPREAVEFVLQLLKYNDNNGNSYSDVFWLSSLIQSVGELEFGQQSIVLLSSLLKRIDRLLQFDRLMPSYNGVLSVSCIRSLTHIALKLMGFVPLDRVFELVKPFRDIKAIWQVRVEASRALLDLEFHCKGIDAALALFMRYLDEEPSFRGQVKLAVHAMRLCKVRGGSDCEDEVQSQTLVALLRLLEGQMAFNNIFLRHHVFCILQILAGRPPTLYGVPRDHRPLLLGDAEGLHVQKNIFAAFIPESKSQEPPSDHAHDGVSVPETSRDVLGAPEATMDGLSAPAPGAFRDGLSIAAPEASMDGLSVPSPEALRDGLAFPEASKEDFGASEPPNDAFIGLGPLEPFSDDLVTVVDPSTGGLGAVETSKDVMAAVPEPPKDILIVPEPSKDILIVPDRSMDNLAVREPSKEADTISNSHRRKLPVVKIRVKKSATNSRAEEGDNQTVERSQGGHASSSVSVDAPNRNFREVVSLSNQNFEEVNSCHDRGSRMTASIGSAKFASDADDNIGRELQCTADSSKVSVQPRPDISSPSFMQDNQDADVQKYASLQALSAPRNDLNGGSFGTVDILPRGKEKEKKKDKDKKRKRDKGHRDDPEYIERKRLKKEKRQKEKELSKLLSDSAKVPSLDVPSKDVLGMKSATLQLKPVEPSRSNKLVLTTVEATRPEASGASGTKTITPKIRIKTKFRTLDKS; this is encoded by the exons ATGGCGAAGCCTCGCAAGCCCAGGAACGACGACGCCAAGCCCGACAATTCCGGACCCGTCGTCCGCCACCAGAAGCTCTGCCTCTCCATCGACCTCGCCAACCGTCGCATTTACGG GTACACTGAGCTGAAGATTACGGTGCCGGAGATAGGGATTGTAGGGTTACACGCGGAGAATTTGGGGATTGAGAGTGTTTCCGTCGACGGCGAGCCGACGGAGTTTGAGTACTATCCTCACAGTAACCATAGGGATTCGGAGAGCGAGAGGGACTGGAGCTCGGTGACGTCACCGAGCTCTGCTGCTGACGCGGCCGGTTCGAGTTATTTGTCGGCTCTTGAGAGAGAATTGGTGCCGAATTTACTGATTAATTGCTGTAAGGCTTTCAAGGCTGGAAGTGAAGTACAGGAGCAGGTGGTGGTGGAGAACGAGGCGGCGCAACAGTCGTCTGAAGAAGCCAAGCAG AATTTGAGGTTGGTTCGGATTGATTATTGGGTAGAGAAAGCGGAGACAGGGATTTACTTCTGTAATAATGTGCTACACACCGATAACCAAATGCGGCGTGCAAGGTGCTGGTTCCCTTGTATGGATGACTGTTCACAGAGCTGCTG CTATGATCTGGAGTTTACTGTGGCACGGAATCTTGTGGCTGTTAGCAATGGAAGCTTACTCTACCAG GTTCTGAGCAAGGATGATCCGCCTCGCAAAACATATGTCTATAGACTAGATGTTCCAGTTAGTGCTCGGTGGATATCTTTGGTGGTTGCACCCTTTGAAATCCTTCCGGACCACCAATCTGGTCTAATATCTCACATGTGCTTGCCAGCAAATCTGTCAAAGCTTCGCAACACTGTAGAATTTTTCCACGGTGCATTTAG CTGTTACAAGGATTATCTAGCGGTAAACTTTCCTTTTGGGTCATACAAACAAGTTTTTATAGAGCCTGAGATGGCGGTATCCTCCTTGAGTTCAGGGGCATCCATGAGCATTATCAGTTCTCAAGTTTTATTTGATGAGAAGATTATTGATCAG ACTATTGACACGAGGATTAAACTTGCATTTGCCCTTGCAAGACAATGGTTTGGTGTTTATATCACTCCTGATGCACCGAATGATG AGTGGCTGCTGGATGGTCTAGCTGGGTTTTTGACAGATTTATTTATAAAAAAGTATTTAGGAAATAATGAAGCCCGCTATCGGAGATACAAG GCAAATTGTGCCGTTTGTAGAGCAGATGATAGTGGTGCAACTGCTCTAAGCTCCACTGCTTCTTGTAAGGATTTGTTTGGCACTCAGTGCATTGGAATATACAGCAAGATTAGATCATGGAAATCT GTGGCTATACTTCAAATGTTGGAAAAGCAGATGGGACCCGAGTCTTTCCGTAAA ATTTTGCAAACAATAGTTTCGAGGGCTCAAGATAAGACGCGTTCTCTGAGATCTCTCAGTACTAAGGAG TTTAGGCATTTTGCTAATAAAGTTGGTAATCTTGAGCGTCCTTTTCTCAAAGAATTCTTTCCTCGCTGGGTAGAACTGTGTGGTTGTCCAGTGCTGAG GATGGGCTTCTCCTACAACAAACGAAAGAATATGGTTGAAGTTGCAGTTTTACGTGGGTGCACAGAAATGTCGGATTCAAGTGCTTCAACTGTTAATGCTAATTCAGAATCTGAAAAGCGTGACAGTGATAGTGGATGGCCTGGAATGATGAGCATCAGAGTTCATGAACTTGATGGTACGTTTGACCATCCGGTTCTGCCAATGGCTGGAGAAACAGTCCAGCTGCTGGAAATACAATGTCATTCAAAACTTGCTGCTAGACGCTTTCAGAAGCCTAAAAAGGGTTCAAAGCTTGATGGAGCAGATGATAATGGAGATGCAACTCCTGCCCTAGATATACGCTCCAG TATGGAATCTCCGTTGCTGTGGATGAGGGCAGACCCAGAAATGGAATACCTTGCTGAAATTCATTTTAATCAACCTGTACAGATGTGG ATTAATCAGTTGGAGAAGGACAAAGATGTTGTTGCTCAGGCACAAGCAATTGCAATGCTTGAATCCTTACCTCAGCTTCCATTTTCTGTTGTTAATGCTCTTAATAACTTCCTCATTGACTCCAAG GCCTTCTGGAGAGTTCGAATTGAGGCCGCCTTTGCATTGGCTAATACAGCATCTGAG GATACCGATTGGGCTGGTCTACTCCATTTGGTGACATTCTATAAAAGTCGAAGGTTTGATGCAAACATTGGACTCCCCAA GCCAAATGACTTCCATGATATTCCCGAATACTTAGTTCTTGAG GCAATTCCACATGCTGTAGCTATGGTTAGAGCTGCTGACCAGAAAAGCCCAAGAGAGGCTGTTGAGTTTGTCCTACAACTGTTGAAG TACAATGACAACAATGGGAACTCTTATTCTGATGTGTTCTGGCTTTCTTCATTAATTCAGTCTGTCGGAGAACTTGAATTTGGGCAACAG AGTATTGTCCTTTTATCATCTCTTCTTAAGCGTATTGATCGGCTTTTGCAATTTGACAG GTTGATGCCTAGCTACAATGGTGTCTTGTCAGTCAGCTGTATCAGGTCCCTGACACATATTGCCTTGAAACTTATGGGATTTGTTCCTCTT GATCGTGTGTTTGAACTTGTAAAACCTTTTCGCGATATCAAGGCCATATGGCAAGTTAGGGTTGAAGCAAGCAGAGCACTCCTTGATCTTGAATTCCACTGCAAAGGCATTGATGCAGCTTTGGCATTATTTATGAGATATTTAGATGAAGAGCCATCCTTCAGAG GTCAGGTGAAGTTGGCTGTGCATGCTATGAGGTTATGCAAGGTAAGGGGTGGATCTGATTGTGAGGATGAAGTTCAGAGCCAGACTCTTGTGGCTTTACTTCGCCTACTTGAAGGCCAGATGGCATTTAATAATATCTTTCTTCGTCACCACGTATTCTGCATCCTACAAATCCTTGCAGGAAG GCCCCCAACCTTATATGGAGTGCCAAGAGATCATCGACCATTGCTTCTAGGTGATGCAGAAGGCTTACACGTGCAGAAGAACATTTTTGCTGCTTTCATTCCAGAAAGTAAATCTCAGGAACCTCCTTCTGACCATGCACATGATGGTGTGTCTGTTCCCGAAACTTCCAGAGATGTTTTGGGTGCCCCAGAAGCTACCATGGATGGGTTGTCCGCTCCAGCCCCAGGAGCTTTTAGAGATGGATTGTCCATTGCAGCTCCAGAAGCATCCATGGATGGGTTGTCAGTTCCATCTCCAGAAGCTCTTAGAGATGGGTTGGCCTTTCCAGAAGCTTCCAAGGAAGATTTTGGTGCTTCGGAACCTCCCAATGATGCTTTCATTGGTTTGGGTCCTTTAGAACCTTTCAGTGATGATTTGGTTACAGTGGTAGATCCTTCCACTGGTGGTTTGGGTGCTGTGGAAACTTCCAAGGATGTCATGGCAGCAGTTCCGGAACCTCCCAAGGATATCTTGATAGTTCCTGAACCTTCCAAGGATATCTTGATAGTTCCTGATCGTTCCATGGATAACTTGGCAGTTCGTGAACCTTCCAAGGAAGCAGATACCATTTCCAACAGTCACAGACGGAAGTTGCCAGTTGTTAAGATCAGGGTAAAAAAATCTGCTACTAATAGCAGAGCAGAAGAAGGCGATAATCAAACTGTTGAGAGATCTCAAGGTGGGCATGCTAGCAGTTCAGTTTCTGTGGATGCACCTAACAGAAATTTCCGAGAAGTTGTGAGCCTTAGCAACCAAAACTTTGAGGAAGTTAACTCTTgtcatgatcgtggatcccggATGACTGCTAGCATCGGTAGTGCAAAATTTGCAAGTGATGCTGATGATAATATAGGAAGGGAATTGCAGTGCACTGCTGATTCAAGCAAAGTTTCTGTACAGCCTCGACCCGATATTTCATCACCTAGCTTCATGCAAGATAACCAAGATGCAGATGTGCAGAAGTACGCAAGCCTTCAGGCTCTTTCAGCTCCGAGGAATGATCTTAATGGTGGTTCTTTTGGCACAGTGGATATACTGCCTCGCGGGaaggaaaaggagaaaaagaaagacaAGGACAAGAAAAGGAAGCGGGATAAAGGCCATCGAGATGATCCCGAGTATATTGAGCGAAAACGattaaagaaggagaaaaggcagaaagagaaggagctgTCGAAGTTGTTGAGTGACAGTGCCAAAGTACCTTCCCTGGACGTACCAAGTAAGGATGTACTTGGAATGAAGTCTGCAACTTTGCAACTGAAACCAGTTGAGCCCAGTAGATCAAACAAATTAGTCCTCACAACTGTTGAAGCGACCAGGCCCGAGGCATCAGGAGCATCAGGAACTAAAACCATCACCCCCAAGATTCGTATTAAAACCAAATTTCGAACTCTGGACAAATCATAG